In Bacteroidales bacterium, a genomic segment contains:
- a CDS encoding rhodanese-like domain-containing protein: MRMITPVELKARLDKNEEIQIIDIREPEKFEAGHIPGSINIFQKDIPTNIDKISRSGMVVLGCTYGMKSDQAYIYLREKHKFKNLWLLEGGFYDWTRDVDPTMIAL, translated from the coding sequence ATGAGAATGATTACTCCGGTTGAGCTAAAAGCCAGGCTTGATAAAAATGAAGAAATCCAGATTATTGATATCCGCGAACCTGAAAAATTTGAAGCGGGTCATATCCCCGGCTCGATAAATATTTTTCAGAAAGATATTCCCACGAATATTGACAAGATATCCCGCAGCGGCATGGTTGTGCTGGGCTGTACCTATGGCATGAAAAGCGACCAGGCTTATATTTACCTGCGCGAAAAGCACAAATTCAAAAACCTATGGTTGCTTGAAGGTGGCTTCTACGACTGGACAAGGGATGTTGACCCAACGATGATTGCCCTGTAA